A single genomic interval of Aedes aegypti strain LVP_AGWG chromosome 1, AaegL5.0 Primary Assembly, whole genome shotgun sequence harbors:
- the LOC5571382 gene encoding probable cytochrome P450 6a14, which translates to MLLPILLVVLAVYLFQKWTYSHWKRRGVPQLNPAFPFGNVADTFKQRTSYSNRLAELHHQAVRDGHRFVGIYTLLQPILLVTDVELVKRMLTVDFEHFVDRGAHVNEKRDPLSGHLFSLTGAKWRRMRLKLTPAFTTAKLKAMFPTMMACGRTLSAVIDDHVGRALAIRDLMTRFTMDVIASVGFGLECNSMRNPDELFRQMGGRFFSKSWKTSVRMLLAFVAPKINRYLQVKLNDDDVEEYMLNLVRDTIAKREGGGEVRKDFIQLLVQLRNQVEVKDGGSWEMNKVDQNKTLTVEEMAAQSFVFLNAGYETTSSTVTFCLFELCRNKDLIGKVQEEIDRVMDGGKGISYEALAEMTYLESCIDETLRKYPISPVLFRVCTKPYKIPETDVVIEKDTLVQISLVGLQRDKRYYEDPVKFDPDRYGERKSETMPHYSFGDGPRVCIGLRMGKVMAKMALVELLSRYDFELESPAADSGEIELDPSLLMLQAKHDVKLIPRLRAK; encoded by the exons ATGTTACTTCCGATCTTGCTTGTAGTCCTTGCCGTCTACCTCTTCCAGAAGTGGACCTACAGCCACTGGAAGCGCCGGGGAGTTCCTCAACTGAATCCAGCGTTTCCTTTTGGAAACGTTGCGGACACCTTTAAGCAGCGCACCTCCTATTCGAATCGTCTCGCCGAACTCCACCATCAAGCCGTCCGCGATGGCCATCGATTCGTCGGAATCTACACGTTGCTCCAACCGATCCTGCTCGTAACGGACGTGGAATTGGTCAAACGGATGCTGACCGTTGATTTTGAACACTTCGTGGATCGTGGAGCGCACGTCAATGAGAAGCGCGATCCTTTGAGTGGCCACCTGTTCTCGCTGACCGGAGCCAAGTGGAGACGGATGCGGTTGAAGTTGACTCCGGCCTTCACAACCGCCAAGCTCAAGGCCATGTTCCCGACGATGATGGCATGTGGTCGAACCCTTTCGGCGGTGATCGATGATCACGTGGGACGAGCCTTGGCTATTCGCGATCTTATGACCCGGTTCACCATGGACGTGATCGCCTCGGTAGGGTTCGGGTTGGAGTGCAACAGTATGAGGAATCCGGACGAACTGTTCCGGCAGATGGGAGGGAGGTTCTTCTCCAAGAGTTGGAAGACTTCCGTGCGGATGTTGTTGGCCTTTGTGGCGCCGAAGATCAATCGATATTTACAAGTGAAACTGAACGACGATGACGTTGAAGAGTACATGCTGAACTTGGTGAGGGATACGATCGCGAAGCGGGAAGGCGGCGGTGAGGTGAGGAAAGACTTCATTCAGCTGTTGGTGCAGTTGAGGAATCAGGTTGAGGTGAAAGATGGTGGAAGTTGGGAGATGAATAAGGTCGATCAGAATAAGACTTTGACCGTGGAGGAAATGGCGGCGCAGTCGTTTGTGTTTCTGAATGCCGGGTATGAGACCACCTCTTCAACCGTAACGTTCTGCTTGTTTGAGCTGTGCCGCAATAAGGATCTCATAGGGAAAGTGCAGGAGGAaatcgacagggtgatggatgGTGGCAAAGGGATCAGTTATGAAGCGCTTGCGGAAATGACCTATCTGGAGAGTTGCATCGATGAAACACTGCGAAAGTATCCGATCTCACCCGTTCTGTTCAGGGTTTGCACCAAACCGTACAAAATTCCTGAAACGGATGTCGTAATCGAGAAAGATACTTTGGTACAAATTTCACTGGTAGGGTTACAGCGTGACAAGAGGTATTATGAGGATCCGGTGAAGTTCGATCCGGATCGGTATGGGGAACGGAAATCGGAAACAATGCCCCATTACAGTTTTGGAGACGGTCCAAGAGTCTGTATAG GGCTCCGAATGGGGAAGGTAATGGCCAAAATGGCTCTGGTGGAACTTCTGTCCCGGTATGATTTTGAACTTGAGTCTCCGGCAGCGGATTCGGGTGAAATCGAGCTGGATCCTTCGCTGCTAATGCTTCAAGCCAAACACGATGTCAAGCTGATTCCGAGGCTTCGGGCGAAGTAA